A DNA window from Drosophila sechellia strain sech25 chromosome X, ASM438219v1, whole genome shotgun sequence contains the following coding sequences:
- the LOC6618095 gene encoding uncharacterized protein LOC6618095 isoform X6: MNSNSCSDSSNESMVNPPHIQMNFGQQAQQQQSHQHQQQQQERYVWEMRTRSPNVTPASTVLNSPDLNGELSYVPLQGLSPSGGGVQGSGSYSSNAGRDSGGYYYQRPQLHQIRLGRSPGSQFETRDVLPQGLASPGSPTDVGKADGQCLRDGEIVVFDDIDTNWMNKASSGQRKGSNEDVLKVTKMIGQLPIAEYEGSPRRFGSQPNTNTITMGGPRKRPPGFPQRVSPTTSAASNATAPAKASVGNLIDLVDHEEERSGTLREKTPTFDYLYEFSETRKVLEEFFKANPEDEKRYTDYTTESGDDVASSQPQEYPATPMEQAYIGQRLARIPKDELYMVHRSPTKKPPSDQNTATTYQEHNDIELYIDSNSRSSGDLADTELEANLRRHSRNFTLSPETTDYDSNCGDLDSLSNDINCPTDFGKLYTSMPVLEDGLSSGHASDTENNVSVVCDKQQSSQSQPVHENNGNGERLDTDYNVMSASLATLTTDASQSALISDFASLPMPPAPPPSSPPQIEIADASESMTMAPDADNPLDSHYGAVYAAALGGTHTEKSAGSGLGVTPVTGGGSLPSQAASEIQEAMKEIRSALQRAKTQPEKLKFCDEVLPTDPDSPVWVPRKGTTVSGAQGAAADEEPDTDLETDRLLGQQRHDEQDFFADQTLADNNANEGTDIASNGHLNGTSDNNNPNPMNTTKPQTYSTATIRQGIGTSLTPNSPDICQIVGTTDISISSTEKLQFTKSPTGSIKSLKDSANSDKKAKSRNKEVLIEGVLFRARYLGSTQLVCEGQPTKSTRMMQAEEAVSRIKAPEGESQPSTEVDLFISTEKIMVLNTDLKEIMMDHALRTISYIADIGDLVVLMARRRFVPNSVVDPSITSPLGDVPTPGIGEEESPPKEPLSKHNRTPKMICHVFESDEAQFIAQSIGQAFQVAYMEFLKANGIENESLAKEMDYQEVLNSQEIFGDELEIFAKKELQKEVVVPKAKGEILGVVIVESGWGSMLPTVVIANLMSSGAAARCGQLNIGDQLIAINGMSLVGLPLSTCQSYIRNAKNQTAVKFTVVPCPPVVEVKILRPKALFQLGFSVQNGVICSLLRGGIAERGGVRVGHRIIEINNQSVVAVPHDTIVKLLSSSVGEILMKTMPTSMFRLLTGQETPIYI; this comes from the exons ATGAACTCAAACTCCTGCAGTGACAGCAGTAACGAGTCCATGGTCAATCCACCGCACATACAGATGAACTTTGGccagcaggcgcagcagcagcaatcgcatcagcaccagcagcagcagcaggagcgtTATGTGTGGGAGATGCGAACCCGTAGCCCAAATGTGACGCCAGCCAGCACGGTGCTCAATTCGCCGGATCTCAATGGCGAGCTGTCCTATGTTCCGCTGCAGGGTCTTTCGCCATCGGGCGGAGGTGTTCAGGGATCCGGCAGCTATAGTTCGAATGCGGGACGCGATTCTGGCGGCTATTACTACCAGCGACCGCAGCTGCATCAAATCCGACTGGGTAGGAGTCCGGGCAGCCAGTTTGAGACACGTGATGTCCTGCCACAG GGATTGGCCAGCCCCGGCTCACCAACGGATGTGGGCAAGGCGGACGGTCAGTGCCTGCGTGATGGTGAGATCGTGGTGTTCGACGACATCGACACCAACTGGATGAACAAGGCATCGAGTGGCCAGCGTAAAGGCAGCAATGAGGATGTCCTCAAGGTGACCAAAATGATTGGACAGCTACCAATAGCCGAGTACGAGGGTTCACCGCGACGATTTGGCAGTCAACCGAATACAAATACCATTACCATGGGTGGTCCTAGAAAACGTCCGCCGGGTTTCCCGCAAAGAGTTTCGCCCACCACCAGTGCCGCTAGTAATGCGACTGCCCCGGCAAAAGCATCTGTGGGCAACCTTATCGATCTGGTCGACCACGAGGAAGAGCGTTCCGGGACGCTTCGCGAGAAAACACCTACTTTCGACTACCTGTACGAATTCTCAGAGACCAGAAAGGTGCTGGAGGAGTTCTTCAAGGCGAATCCGGAGGACGAAAAGCGGTACACAGATTACACCACGGAAAGTGGAGACGATGTCGCTAGTTCG CAGCCACAAGAGTACCCAGCTACGCCCATGGAGCAGGCATATATAGGACAGCGGCTGGCGAGAATACCCAAAGATGAGCTCTACATGGTTCACCGGTCGCCTACTAAGAAGCCA CCCAGTGACCAGAATACAGCGACGACCTACCAGGAGCATAATGATATTGAGCTGTACATTGATTCGAATAGCCGAAGCAGCGGCGATTTGGCGGACACCGAACTGGAGGCAAATCTGCGCCGACACTCCCGAAACTTTACCCTGTCTCCCGAGACGACGGATTACGATTCGAATTGCGGTGATTTGGACAGTCTGTCTAACGACATTAACTGCCCCACGGATTTTGGTAAACTGTATACGAGCATGCCTGTCCTAGAAGATGGCCTAAGCAGTGGCCACGCCTCCGATACGGAGAACAACGTATCCGTGGTGTGTGACAAGCAGCAGTCGTCCCAATCTCAGCCCGTCCACGAGAACAACGGTAATGGCGAGCGGCTGGATACCGACTACAATGTGATGAGCGCCAGCTTGGCCACATTGACCACAGATGCCTCGCAATCGGCGCTGATAAGCGACTTCGCCTCACTGCCCATGCCCCCGGCTCCGCCTCCATCATCGCCACCCCAAATCGAGATCGCCGATGCAAGTGAATCCATGACCATGGCGCCAGATGCTGATAATCCACTGGACAGTCACTACGGTGCGGTTTATGCTGCAGCTTTGGGAGGTACTCACACAGAGAAGTCAGCGGGATCAGGACTGGGGGTGACACCAGTAACTGGGGGAGGATCTTTGCCATCGCAGGCTGCTTCGGAAATCCAGGAGGCCATGAAGGAGATACGTTCCGCGTTGCAGCGTGCTAAAACGCAGCCTGAAAAACTGAAATTCTGTGACGAAGTGCTGCCCACGGATCCAGATTCACCGGTTTGGGTTCCACGCAAGGGGACGACCGTCTCCGGGGCCCAAGGTGCGGCGGCGGATGAGGAACCAGACACCGACCTGGAAACAGATCGCCTGTTGGGTCAGCAGAGGCACGATGAGCAGGATTTCTTCGCCGATCAG ACCCTGGCTGATAACAATGCCAATGAGGGCACGGATATTGCCAGCAATGGGCATCTGAATGGCACGTCCGACAACAACAATCCGAATCCAATGAATACTACCAAGCCGCAAACCTACTCGACGGCCACCATTCGACAAGGCATCGGCACCTCGCTGACACCCAATTCGCCGGACATCTGTCAGATCGTGGGCACGACCGACATCTCCATAAGCTCGACGGAAAAACTGCAGTTCACCAAAAGTCCCACGGGCTCTATTAAATCCCTAAAGGACTCTGCCAACTCGGACAAGAAGGCCAAATCGCGGAACAAAGAGG TTCTCATTGAGGGCGTGTTGTTTCGGGCCAGATACCTTGGATCCACTCAACTTGTCTGCGAGGGTCAGCCGACCAAGTCGACCAGAATGATGCAGGCTGAGGAGGCCGTTTCCAGGATCAAG GCTCCCGAGGGCGAAAGTCAGCCGAGCACTGAAGTGGACCTGTTCATATCAACCGAAAAAATAATGGTGCTTAACACGGATCTCAAGGAGATCATGATGGACCATGCGCTGCGTACTATATCCTATATAGCCGACATTGGCGATCTGGTTGTGCTGATGGCTCGTCGCCGATTCGTACCGAATAGTGTTGTGGATCCATCGATCACAAGTCCATTAGGTGATGTTCCCACTCCGGGCATAGGCGAGGAGGAGTCGCCGCCCAAAGAGCCACTCAGCAAGCACAATCGCACGCCCAAAATGATCTGCCACGTGTTCGAAAGCGATGAGGCGCAGTTCATAGCTCAGTCCATTGGACAGGCCTTCCAG GTGGCCTACATGGAGTTCCTGAAGGCAAACGGCATCGAAAACGAGAGCCTGGCCAAAGAGATGGACTACCAGGAGGTGCTCAACAGCCAGGAGATTTTCGGTGACGAGCTGGAGATCTTTGCCAAAAAGGAGCTGCAAAAGGAGGTGGTTGTGCCGAAGGCCAAAGGCGAGATCCTAGGCGTGGTGATCGTAGAGAGTGGCTGGGGTTCCATGCTGCCCACCGTGGTGATAGCCAACCTGATGAGTTCCGGAGCAGCTGCCCGCTGCGGCCAGCTGAACATCGGTGACCAGCTGATCGCCATTAACGGCATGAGCCTGGTGGGACTGCCGCTGTCCACCTGCCAGAGCTACATACGCAATGCCAAGAACCAAACTGCCGTCAAGTTCACCGTTGTGCCCTGTCCGCCTGTCGTCGAGGTTAAGATCCTGCGTCCCAAGGCGCTGTTCCAGTTGGGTTTTAGTGTTCAAAATGGCGtg ATCTGCAGTCTTTTGCGTGGAGGAATCGCTGAGCGGGGCGGAGTACGCGTTGGCCACCGCATCATTGAGATTAACAACCAGAGCGTTGTGGCCGTGCCACACGATACCATTGTCAAGCTGTTGTCATCCTCAGTGGGCGAG ATCCTTATGAAGACAATGCCCACGTCCATGTTTCGTTTGCTCACCGGTCAAGAGACGCCaatctatatataa
- the LOC6618095 gene encoding uncharacterized protein LOC6618095 isoform X5, giving the protein MNSNSCSDSSNESMVNPPHIQMNFGQQAQQQQSHQHQQQQQERYVWEMRTRSPNVTPASTVLNSPDLNGELSYVPLQGLSPSGGGVQGSGSYSSNAGRDSGGYYYQRPQLHQIRLGRSPGSQFETRDVLPQGLASPGSPTDVGKADGQCLRDGEIVVFDDIDTNWMNKASSGQRKGSNEDVLKVTKMIGQLPIAEYEGSPRRFGSQPNTNTITMGGPRKRPPGFPQRVSPTTSAASNATAPAKASVGNLIDLVDHEEERSGTLREKTPTFDYLYEFSETRKVLEEFFKANPEDEKRYTDYTTESGDDVASSQPQEYPATPMEQAYIGQRLARIPKDELYMVHRSPTKKPPSDQNTATTYQEHNDIELYIDSNSRSSGDLADTELEANLRRHSRNFTLSPETTDYDSNCGDLDSLSNDINCPTDFGKLYTSMPVLEDGLSSGHASDTENNVSVVCDKQQSSQSQPVHENNGNGERLDTDYNVMSASLATLTTDASQSALISDFASLPMPPAPPPSSPPQIEIADASESMTMAPDADNPLDSHYGAVYAAALGGTHTEKSAGSGLGVTPVTGGGSLPSQAASEIQEAMKEIRSALQRAKTQPEKLKFCDEVLPTDPDSPVWVPRKGTTVSGAQGAAADEEPDTDLETDRLLGQQRHDEQDFFADQTLADNNANEGTDIASNGHLNGTSDNNNPNPMNTTKPQTYSTATIRQGIGTSLTPNSPDICQIVGTTDISISSTEKLQFTKSPTGSIKSLKDSANSDKKAKSRNKEVLIEGVLFRARYLGSTQLVCEGQPTKSTRMMQAEEAVSRIKALAPEGESQPSTEVDLFISTEKIMVLNTDLKEIMMDHALRTISYIADIGDLVVLMARRRFVPNSVVDPSITSPLGDVPTPGIGEEESPPKEPLSKHNRTPKMICHVFESDEAQFIAQSIGQAFQVAYMEFLKANGIENESLAKEMDYQEVLNSQEIFGDELEIFAKKELQKEVVVPKAKGEILGVVIVESGWGSMLPTVVIANLMSSGAAARCGQLNIGDQLIAINGMSLVGLPLSTCQSYIRNAKNQTAVKFTVVPCPPVVEVKILRPKALFQLGFSVQNGVICSLLRGGIAERGGVRVGHRIIEINNQSVVAVPHDTIVKLLSSSVGEILMKTMPTSMFRLLTGQETPIYI; this is encoded by the exons ATGAACTCAAACTCCTGCAGTGACAGCAGTAACGAGTCCATGGTCAATCCACCGCACATACAGATGAACTTTGGccagcaggcgcagcagcagcaatcgcatcagcaccagcagcagcagcaggagcgtTATGTGTGGGAGATGCGAACCCGTAGCCCAAATGTGACGCCAGCCAGCACGGTGCTCAATTCGCCGGATCTCAATGGCGAGCTGTCCTATGTTCCGCTGCAGGGTCTTTCGCCATCGGGCGGAGGTGTTCAGGGATCCGGCAGCTATAGTTCGAATGCGGGACGCGATTCTGGCGGCTATTACTACCAGCGACCGCAGCTGCATCAAATCCGACTGGGTAGGAGTCCGGGCAGCCAGTTTGAGACACGTGATGTCCTGCCACAG GGATTGGCCAGCCCCGGCTCACCAACGGATGTGGGCAAGGCGGACGGTCAGTGCCTGCGTGATGGTGAGATCGTGGTGTTCGACGACATCGACACCAACTGGATGAACAAGGCATCGAGTGGCCAGCGTAAAGGCAGCAATGAGGATGTCCTCAAGGTGACCAAAATGATTGGACAGCTACCAATAGCCGAGTACGAGGGTTCACCGCGACGATTTGGCAGTCAACCGAATACAAATACCATTACCATGGGTGGTCCTAGAAAACGTCCGCCGGGTTTCCCGCAAAGAGTTTCGCCCACCACCAGTGCCGCTAGTAATGCGACTGCCCCGGCAAAAGCATCTGTGGGCAACCTTATCGATCTGGTCGACCACGAGGAAGAGCGTTCCGGGACGCTTCGCGAGAAAACACCTACTTTCGACTACCTGTACGAATTCTCAGAGACCAGAAAGGTGCTGGAGGAGTTCTTCAAGGCGAATCCGGAGGACGAAAAGCGGTACACAGATTACACCACGGAAAGTGGAGACGATGTCGCTAGTTCG CAGCCACAAGAGTACCCAGCTACGCCCATGGAGCAGGCATATATAGGACAGCGGCTGGCGAGAATACCCAAAGATGAGCTCTACATGGTTCACCGGTCGCCTACTAAGAAGCCA CCCAGTGACCAGAATACAGCGACGACCTACCAGGAGCATAATGATATTGAGCTGTACATTGATTCGAATAGCCGAAGCAGCGGCGATTTGGCGGACACCGAACTGGAGGCAAATCTGCGCCGACACTCCCGAAACTTTACCCTGTCTCCCGAGACGACGGATTACGATTCGAATTGCGGTGATTTGGACAGTCTGTCTAACGACATTAACTGCCCCACGGATTTTGGTAAACTGTATACGAGCATGCCTGTCCTAGAAGATGGCCTAAGCAGTGGCCACGCCTCCGATACGGAGAACAACGTATCCGTGGTGTGTGACAAGCAGCAGTCGTCCCAATCTCAGCCCGTCCACGAGAACAACGGTAATGGCGAGCGGCTGGATACCGACTACAATGTGATGAGCGCCAGCTTGGCCACATTGACCACAGATGCCTCGCAATCGGCGCTGATAAGCGACTTCGCCTCACTGCCCATGCCCCCGGCTCCGCCTCCATCATCGCCACCCCAAATCGAGATCGCCGATGCAAGTGAATCCATGACCATGGCGCCAGATGCTGATAATCCACTGGACAGTCACTACGGTGCGGTTTATGCTGCAGCTTTGGGAGGTACTCACACAGAGAAGTCAGCGGGATCAGGACTGGGGGTGACACCAGTAACTGGGGGAGGATCTTTGCCATCGCAGGCTGCTTCGGAAATCCAGGAGGCCATGAAGGAGATACGTTCCGCGTTGCAGCGTGCTAAAACGCAGCCTGAAAAACTGAAATTCTGTGACGAAGTGCTGCCCACGGATCCAGATTCACCGGTTTGGGTTCCACGCAAGGGGACGACCGTCTCCGGGGCCCAAGGTGCGGCGGCGGATGAGGAACCAGACACCGACCTGGAAACAGATCGCCTGTTGGGTCAGCAGAGGCACGATGAGCAGGATTTCTTCGCCGATCAG ACCCTGGCTGATAACAATGCCAATGAGGGCACGGATATTGCCAGCAATGGGCATCTGAATGGCACGTCCGACAACAACAATCCGAATCCAATGAATACTACCAAGCCGCAAACCTACTCGACGGCCACCATTCGACAAGGCATCGGCACCTCGCTGACACCCAATTCGCCGGACATCTGTCAGATCGTGGGCACGACCGACATCTCCATAAGCTCGACGGAAAAACTGCAGTTCACCAAAAGTCCCACGGGCTCTATTAAATCCCTAAAGGACTCTGCCAACTCGGACAAGAAGGCCAAATCGCGGAACAAAGAGG TTCTCATTGAGGGCGTGTTGTTTCGGGCCAGATACCTTGGATCCACTCAACTTGTCTGCGAGGGTCAGCCGACCAAGTCGACCAGAATGATGCAGGCTGAGGAGGCCGTTTCCAGGATCAAG GCTTTG GCTCCCGAGGGCGAAAGTCAGCCGAGCACTGAAGTGGACCTGTTCATATCAACCGAAAAAATAATGGTGCTTAACACGGATCTCAAGGAGATCATGATGGACCATGCGCTGCGTACTATATCCTATATAGCCGACATTGGCGATCTGGTTGTGCTGATGGCTCGTCGCCGATTCGTACCGAATAGTGTTGTGGATCCATCGATCACAAGTCCATTAGGTGATGTTCCCACTCCGGGCATAGGCGAGGAGGAGTCGCCGCCCAAAGAGCCACTCAGCAAGCACAATCGCACGCCCAAAATGATCTGCCACGTGTTCGAAAGCGATGAGGCGCAGTTCATAGCTCAGTCCATTGGACAGGCCTTCCAG GTGGCCTACATGGAGTTCCTGAAGGCAAACGGCATCGAAAACGAGAGCCTGGCCAAAGAGATGGACTACCAGGAGGTGCTCAACAGCCAGGAGATTTTCGGTGACGAGCTGGAGATCTTTGCCAAAAAGGAGCTGCAAAAGGAGGTGGTTGTGCCGAAGGCCAAAGGCGAGATCCTAGGCGTGGTGATCGTAGAGAGTGGCTGGGGTTCCATGCTGCCCACCGTGGTGATAGCCAACCTGATGAGTTCCGGAGCAGCTGCCCGCTGCGGCCAGCTGAACATCGGTGACCAGCTGATCGCCATTAACGGCATGAGCCTGGTGGGACTGCCGCTGTCCACCTGCCAGAGCTACATACGCAATGCCAAGAACCAAACTGCCGTCAAGTTCACCGTTGTGCCCTGTCCGCCTGTCGTCGAGGTTAAGATCCTGCGTCCCAAGGCGCTGTTCCAGTTGGGTTTTAGTGTTCAAAATGGCGtg ATCTGCAGTCTTTTGCGTGGAGGAATCGCTGAGCGGGGCGGAGTACGCGTTGGCCACCGCATCATTGAGATTAACAACCAGAGCGTTGTGGCCGTGCCACACGATACCATTGTCAAGCTGTTGTCATCCTCAGTGGGCGAG ATCCTTATGAAGACAATGCCCACGTCCATGTTTCGTTTGCTCACCGGTCAAGAGACGCCaatctatatataa
- the LOC6618095 gene encoding uncharacterized protein LOC6618095 isoform X3, with product MNSNSCSDSSNESMVNPPHIQMNFGQQAQQQQSHQHQQQQQERYVWEMRTRSPNVTPASTVLNSPDLNGELSYVPLQGLSPSGGGVQGSGSYSSNAGRDSGGYYYQRPQLHQIRLGRSPGSQFETRDVLPQGLASPGSPTDVGKADGQCLRDGEIVVFDDIDTNWMNKASSGQRKGSNEDVLKVTKMIGQLPIAEYEGSPRRFGSQPNTNTITMGGPRKRPPGFPQRVSPTTSAASNATAPAKASVGNLIDLVDHEEERSGTLREKTPTFDYLYEFSETRKVLEEFFKANPEDEKRYTDYTTESGDDVASSQPQEYPATPMEQAYIGQRLARIPKDELYMVHRSPTKKPPSDQNTATTYQEHNDIELYIDSNSRSSGDLADTELEANLRRHSRNFTLSPETTDYDSNCGDLDSLSNDINCPTDFGKLYTSMPVLEDGLSSGHASDTENNVSVVCDKQQSSQSQPVHENNGNGERLDTDYNVMSASLATLTTDASQSALISDFASLPMPPAPPPSSPPQIEIADASESMTMAPDADNPLDSHYGAVYAAALGGTHTEKSAGSGLGVTPVTGGGSLPSQAASEIQEAMKEIRSALQRAKTQPEKLKFCDEVLPTDPDSPVWVPRKGTTVSGAQGAAADEEPDTDLETDRLLGQQRHDEQDFFADQTLADNNANEGTDIASNGHLNGTSDNNNPNPMNTTKPQTYSTATIRQGIGTSLTPNSPDICQIVGTTDISISSTEKLQFTKSPTGSIKSLKDSANSDKKAKSRNKEGLLEPKVLIEGVLFRARYLGSTQLVCEGQPTKSTRMMQAEEAVSRIKAPEGESQPSTEVDLFISTEKIMVLNTDLKEIMMDHALRTISYIADIGDLVVLMARRRFVPNSVVDPSITSPLGDVPTPGIGEEESPPKEPLSKHNRTPKMICHVFESDEAQFIAQSIGQAFQVAYMEFLKANGIENESLAKEMDYQEVLNSQEIFGDELEIFAKKELQKEVVVPKAKGEILGVVIVESGWGSMLPTVVIANLMSSGAAARCGQLNIGDQLIAINGMSLVGLPLSTCQSYIRNAKNQTAVKFTVVPCPPVVEVKILRPKALFQLGFSVQNGVICSLLRGGIAERGGVRVGHRIIEINNQSVVAVPHDTIVKLLSSSVGEILMKTMPTSMFRLLTGQETPIYI from the exons ATGAACTCAAACTCCTGCAGTGACAGCAGTAACGAGTCCATGGTCAATCCACCGCACATACAGATGAACTTTGGccagcaggcgcagcagcagcaatcgcatcagcaccagcagcagcagcaggagcgtTATGTGTGGGAGATGCGAACCCGTAGCCCAAATGTGACGCCAGCCAGCACGGTGCTCAATTCGCCGGATCTCAATGGCGAGCTGTCCTATGTTCCGCTGCAGGGTCTTTCGCCATCGGGCGGAGGTGTTCAGGGATCCGGCAGCTATAGTTCGAATGCGGGACGCGATTCTGGCGGCTATTACTACCAGCGACCGCAGCTGCATCAAATCCGACTGGGTAGGAGTCCGGGCAGCCAGTTTGAGACACGTGATGTCCTGCCACAG GGATTGGCCAGCCCCGGCTCACCAACGGATGTGGGCAAGGCGGACGGTCAGTGCCTGCGTGATGGTGAGATCGTGGTGTTCGACGACATCGACACCAACTGGATGAACAAGGCATCGAGTGGCCAGCGTAAAGGCAGCAATGAGGATGTCCTCAAGGTGACCAAAATGATTGGACAGCTACCAATAGCCGAGTACGAGGGTTCACCGCGACGATTTGGCAGTCAACCGAATACAAATACCATTACCATGGGTGGTCCTAGAAAACGTCCGCCGGGTTTCCCGCAAAGAGTTTCGCCCACCACCAGTGCCGCTAGTAATGCGACTGCCCCGGCAAAAGCATCTGTGGGCAACCTTATCGATCTGGTCGACCACGAGGAAGAGCGTTCCGGGACGCTTCGCGAGAAAACACCTACTTTCGACTACCTGTACGAATTCTCAGAGACCAGAAAGGTGCTGGAGGAGTTCTTCAAGGCGAATCCGGAGGACGAAAAGCGGTACACAGATTACACCACGGAAAGTGGAGACGATGTCGCTAGTTCG CAGCCACAAGAGTACCCAGCTACGCCCATGGAGCAGGCATATATAGGACAGCGGCTGGCGAGAATACCCAAAGATGAGCTCTACATGGTTCACCGGTCGCCTACTAAGAAGCCA CCCAGTGACCAGAATACAGCGACGACCTACCAGGAGCATAATGATATTGAGCTGTACATTGATTCGAATAGCCGAAGCAGCGGCGATTTGGCGGACACCGAACTGGAGGCAAATCTGCGCCGACACTCCCGAAACTTTACCCTGTCTCCCGAGACGACGGATTACGATTCGAATTGCGGTGATTTGGACAGTCTGTCTAACGACATTAACTGCCCCACGGATTTTGGTAAACTGTATACGAGCATGCCTGTCCTAGAAGATGGCCTAAGCAGTGGCCACGCCTCCGATACGGAGAACAACGTATCCGTGGTGTGTGACAAGCAGCAGTCGTCCCAATCTCAGCCCGTCCACGAGAACAACGGTAATGGCGAGCGGCTGGATACCGACTACAATGTGATGAGCGCCAGCTTGGCCACATTGACCACAGATGCCTCGCAATCGGCGCTGATAAGCGACTTCGCCTCACTGCCCATGCCCCCGGCTCCGCCTCCATCATCGCCACCCCAAATCGAGATCGCCGATGCAAGTGAATCCATGACCATGGCGCCAGATGCTGATAATCCACTGGACAGTCACTACGGTGCGGTTTATGCTGCAGCTTTGGGAGGTACTCACACAGAGAAGTCAGCGGGATCAGGACTGGGGGTGACACCAGTAACTGGGGGAGGATCTTTGCCATCGCAGGCTGCTTCGGAAATCCAGGAGGCCATGAAGGAGATACGTTCCGCGTTGCAGCGTGCTAAAACGCAGCCTGAAAAACTGAAATTCTGTGACGAAGTGCTGCCCACGGATCCAGATTCACCGGTTTGGGTTCCACGCAAGGGGACGACCGTCTCCGGGGCCCAAGGTGCGGCGGCGGATGAGGAACCAGACACCGACCTGGAAACAGATCGCCTGTTGGGTCAGCAGAGGCACGATGAGCAGGATTTCTTCGCCGATCAG ACCCTGGCTGATAACAATGCCAATGAGGGCACGGATATTGCCAGCAATGGGCATCTGAATGGCACGTCCGACAACAACAATCCGAATCCAATGAATACTACCAAGCCGCAAACCTACTCGACGGCCACCATTCGACAAGGCATCGGCACCTCGCTGACACCCAATTCGCCGGACATCTGTCAGATCGTGGGCACGACCGACATCTCCATAAGCTCGACGGAAAAACTGCAGTTCACCAAAAGTCCCACGGGCTCTATTAAATCCCTAAAGGACTCTGCCAACTCGGACAAGAAGGCCAAATCGCGGAACAAAGAGG GTCTCTTGGAACCTAAAGTTCTCATTGAGGGCGTGTTGTTTCGGGCCAGATACCTTGGATCCACTCAACTTGTCTGCGAGGGTCAGCCGACCAAGTCGACCAGAATGATGCAGGCTGAGGAGGCCGTTTCCAGGATCAAG GCTCCCGAGGGCGAAAGTCAGCCGAGCACTGAAGTGGACCTGTTCATATCAACCGAAAAAATAATGGTGCTTAACACGGATCTCAAGGAGATCATGATGGACCATGCGCTGCGTACTATATCCTATATAGCCGACATTGGCGATCTGGTTGTGCTGATGGCTCGTCGCCGATTCGTACCGAATAGTGTTGTGGATCCATCGATCACAAGTCCATTAGGTGATGTTCCCACTCCGGGCATAGGCGAGGAGGAGTCGCCGCCCAAAGAGCCACTCAGCAAGCACAATCGCACGCCCAAAATGATCTGCCACGTGTTCGAAAGCGATGAGGCGCAGTTCATAGCTCAGTCCATTGGACAGGCCTTCCAG GTGGCCTACATGGAGTTCCTGAAGGCAAACGGCATCGAAAACGAGAGCCTGGCCAAAGAGATGGACTACCAGGAGGTGCTCAACAGCCAGGAGATTTTCGGTGACGAGCTGGAGATCTTTGCCAAAAAGGAGCTGCAAAAGGAGGTGGTTGTGCCGAAGGCCAAAGGCGAGATCCTAGGCGTGGTGATCGTAGAGAGTGGCTGGGGTTCCATGCTGCCCACCGTGGTGATAGCCAACCTGATGAGTTCCGGAGCAGCTGCCCGCTGCGGCCAGCTGAACATCGGTGACCAGCTGATCGCCATTAACGGCATGAGCCTGGTGGGACTGCCGCTGTCCACCTGCCAGAGCTACATACGCAATGCCAAGAACCAAACTGCCGTCAAGTTCACCGTTGTGCCCTGTCCGCCTGTCGTCGAGGTTAAGATCCTGCGTCCCAAGGCGCTGTTCCAGTTGGGTTTTAGTGTTCAAAATGGCGtg ATCTGCAGTCTTTTGCGTGGAGGAATCGCTGAGCGGGGCGGAGTACGCGTTGGCCACCGCATCATTGAGATTAACAACCAGAGCGTTGTGGCCGTGCCACACGATACCATTGTCAAGCTGTTGTCATCCTCAGTGGGCGAG ATCCTTATGAAGACAATGCCCACGTCCATGTTTCGTTTGCTCACCGGTCAAGAGACGCCaatctatatataa